One window of the Dendropsophus ebraccatus isolate aDenEbr1 chromosome 12, aDenEbr1.pat, whole genome shotgun sequence genome contains the following:
- the CTU1 gene encoding cytoplasmic tRNA 2-thiolation protein 1 isoform X1, whose translation MPVNCSSCEAKRAVLRRPKTGHSLCKECFFHAFEEEIHHTIVSAKLFQPGEKVGIGASGGKDSTVLAHVMKVLNERYTYGLELILISVDEGISGYRDDSLETVKRNQQQYELPLKIVSYQELYGWTMDQIVKQVGLKNNCTFCGVFRRQALDRGAMMLGVNKICTGHNADDIAETVLMNFLRGDIARLRRCTAITTGSEGAIPRCKPLKYAYEKEIVLYAYFKKLDYFSTECIYSPNAYRGHARAFLKDLEALRPSAIMDIIHSGENLSVKEDVRMPVQGTCTRCGYISSQGLCKACVLLEGLNRGLPKLGIGKHHKLHHKLLAQEPLSEAETRKLKVVDF comes from the exons ATGCCTGTGAACTGTAGTAGTTGTGAGGCCAAGCGGGCTGTCCTGCGGAGACCCAAGACCGGTCACTCACTGTGTAAGGAATGCTTCTTCCATGCTTTCGAGGAGGAGATCCACCACACCATAGTATCTGCCAAGCTCTTCCAGCCTGGGGAGAAGGTCGGCATTGGAGCTTCGGGTGGGAAGGACTCCACGGTCCTCGCCCACGTCATGAAGGTCCTGAATGAACGCTATACCTATGGCTTAGAGCTCATCCTGATCTCTGTGGATGAGGGCATCTCGGGATATAGAGACGACTCCTTGGAGACGGTGAAAAGGAACCAACAGCAGTACGAGCTCCCCTTAAAGATTGTGTCCTACCAGGAGCTGTACGGCTGGACCATGGATCAGATTGTCAAGCAAGTGGGACTAAAGAACAACTGTACCTTCTGTGGGGTGTTCAGGAGACAGGCGCTTGACCGGGGGGCCATGATGCTGGGCGTCAACAAGATTTGCACAG GTCACAATGCAGATGACATCGCAGAGACCGTCCTGATGAATTTCCTTCGAGGAGACATTGCGCGGTTACGGCGCTGCACGGCAATAACCACCGGCAGCGAGGGCGCCATCCCGCGATGCAAGCCTCTGAAATACGCCTACGAGAAGGAGATCGTGCTTTACGCCTACTTCAAGAAGCTGGACTATTTTTCCACCGAATGCATCTACTCCCCCAACGCCTATCGGGGGCACGCCCGCGCTTTCCTGAAAGATCTGGAGGCGCTGCGGCCGAGCGCCATCATGGACATCATCCACTCAGGGGAGAACCTGTCGGTGAAGGAAGACGTCCGCATGCCCGTGCAGGGTACCTGTACGCGGTGCGGCTACATCTCCAGCCAGGGACTCTGTAAGGCCTGCGTATTGTTAGAGGGTTTGAACCGCGGTCTCCCCAAGCTGGGGATCGGCAAGCACCATAAACTCCACCATAAGCTGCTGGCGCAGGAGCCGCTGAGCGAAGCGGAAACCCGGAAGTTGAAGGTGGTGGACTTCTGA
- the CTU1 gene encoding cytoplasmic tRNA 2-thiolation protein 1 isoform X2, producing MSLAEGYADTTACLSQTSSNSVAEITLEISPSDEGQSLSTVPTADSERLTTGSCAFGSPAWCFFGVPGGSSNIQRELVVTCTLCRAQVRRGINPGKVGTTCLFTHLERRHGMSRQEVYEKAVASGYCALSSDGGGSLYSRVPMKRPGVFLSSSDSDEEKPKRQATTAPATSSGPPTTSSYQSDRQNQSVSGSSTYRQALRDRLLGSVHMFCEVCHTLVLSGERSQSVRDLALETHFSTNHPQMFKLLKCGAARDVRLGGLGPFSALPSGSLPPSVQR from the coding sequence aTGTCACTGGCGGAGGGATATGCTGACACCACCGCTTGCCTTTCACAAACTAGTAGCAACTCTGTTGCAGAAATCACATTAGAAATCAGTCCTTCCGATGAGGGCCAGTCTCTCTCCACCGTTCCTACTGCCGACAGCGAGCGACTGACTACTGGTTCCTGTGCCTTTGGGTCACCGGCCTGGTGCTTCTTTGGGGTCCCTGGTGGATCCTCCAACATACAACGTGAGCTTGTTGTCACCTGCACGCTCTGTCGAGCCCAAGTCAGGAGGGGGATTAATCCAGGCAAGGTTGGCACCACCTGTCTCTTTACGCACCTTGAGCGTCGCCATGGCATGTCTAGACAAGAGGTCTATGAGAAAGCTGTGGCTTCAGGGTACTGTGCTCTGTCTTCAGATGGTGGTGGAAGCCTTTACTCCCGTGTACCTATGAAACGACCAGGAGTTTTCCTCTCTTCTTCAGACAGTGATGAAGAAAAACCCAAACGTCAAGCGACAACAGCTCCGGCCACATCATCTGGGCCACCGACCACTTCCAGTTACCAGTCAGATAGGCAGAACCAAAGTGTCTCTGGGTCTTCTACATACCGACAGGCTTTACGGGACCGTCTTCTTGGCAGCGTGCACATGTTCTGTGAAGTCTGCCACACCCTAGTGTTGTCCGGAGAACGGAGCCAGAGTGtgcgggacctggcgctggagaCTCATTTCTCCACCAATCATCCTCAGATGTTCaagctcctaaaatgtggagcTGCCAGAGACGTGCGACTCGGAGGGTTGGGGCCTTTCTCTGCTCTTCCATCTGGTTCTTTACCACCTTCTGTCCAGCGTTGA